A single window of Archangium gephyra DNA harbors:
- the mobA gene encoding molybdenum cofactor guanylyltransferase — MSDRERSGPEYADVTLAVIAGGKGERLGGVAKGLLEVEGRTVLERVLELGRVCGDVLLVANEPGPYARFHLRTVGDVVRGRGAPGGVHAALVGARTEWVLAVACDMPFVSEAAVRVLLGARTPEVDAVCFTIGGRVEPLLALYRSALSDEWGEALKKEEPSLRALLSRCRTKHLPEDALRAVDAELRAVVSVNTPEDLARHGVSRPPSPPANTPSNTPPTLPSPSGRGTG, encoded by the coding sequence TGGCGGTGATCGCGGGCGGCAAGGGCGAGCGGCTGGGCGGAGTGGCCAAGGGCCTGCTGGAGGTCGAGGGCCGGACGGTGCTGGAGCGGGTACTGGAGCTGGGGAGGGTGTGTGGGGACGTGCTGCTGGTGGCGAACGAGCCGGGGCCCTACGCGCGCTTCCACCTGCGGACGGTAGGCGACGTGGTGCGAGGCAGGGGAGCACCAGGAGGAGTACACGCGGCGCTGGTGGGGGCGAGGACGGAGTGGGTGCTGGCGGTGGCGTGCGACATGCCCTTCGTGTCGGAGGCGGCGGTGCGGGTGCTGCTGGGCGCACGAACCCCCGAGGTGGACGCGGTGTGCTTCACGATAGGAGGCCGGGTGGAGCCGTTGCTGGCCCTGTATCGAAGCGCCCTGTCGGATGAATGGGGAGAGGCGCTGAAGAAGGAGGAGCCCTCCCTGCGAGCGCTGCTGTCACGTTGCCGGACGAAGCATCTCCCCGAGGATGCACTGAGAGCGGTGGACGCGGAGCTGAGAGCGGTGGTGAGCGTGAACACACCCGAGGACCTGGCACGTCACGGAGTCTCACGTCCCCCGAGCCCCCCCGCGAACACCCCATCCAACACTCCGCCCACTCTCCCCTCGCCCTCCGGGAGAGGGACGGGGTGA